One window of the Klebsiella sp. WP3-W18-ESBL-02 genome contains the following:
- the pdxA gene encoding 4-hydroxythreonine-4-phosphate dehydrogenase PdxA produces MTQHRVVITPGEPAGIGPDLVIQLAQRDWPLELVVCADASLLTERAKLLGLPLTLLPYVSEQPAQPQRAGTLTLLPVALNAPVTPGLLNVENGRYVVETLARACDGCLSGEFAALVTGPVHKGIINDAGIPFTGHTEFFEERSGAAKVVMMLATEELRVALATTHLPLKAVSDAITPDLLREVITILHDDLQNKFGLAEPHVLVCGLNPHAGEGGHMGTEEIDTLIPVLEEMRKKGMNLSGPLPADTLFQPKYLDHADAVLAMYHDQGLPVLKYQGFGRGVNITLGLPFIRTSVDHGTALELAGLGKADVGSFITALNLAIKMIVNSNE; encoded by the coding sequence ATGACTCAACACCGTGTCGTTATCACTCCCGGCGAACCCGCCGGGATTGGTCCGGATCTCGTGATCCAACTGGCCCAGCGCGATTGGCCGCTTGAACTGGTCGTCTGCGCTGATGCCAGCCTGCTTACCGAGCGGGCGAAACTTCTTGGTCTTCCCCTCACGCTTCTCCCCTACGTTTCCGAACAGCCAGCGCAGCCGCAACGTGCCGGTACGCTAACGCTGCTGCCCGTTGCGCTCAACGCGCCGGTCACACCTGGCCTGTTAAACGTGGAGAACGGGCGCTACGTCGTTGAGACGCTGGCGCGCGCCTGCGACGGCTGTCTGAGCGGTGAATTTGCCGCACTGGTCACCGGGCCGGTGCACAAAGGCATTATTAACGACGCCGGCATTCCGTTTACCGGGCATACCGAATTCTTTGAAGAACGTTCGGGCGCGGCAAAAGTGGTGATGATGCTGGCAACGGAAGAACTGCGCGTGGCGCTGGCGACAACGCACCTGCCGCTGAAGGCGGTCAGCGATGCCATTACGCCGGATCTGCTGCGAGAAGTGATTACCATTCTGCACGATGATTTGCAGAACAAGTTCGGCCTTGCCGAACCGCACGTCCTGGTCTGCGGCCTGAACCCCCACGCGGGCGAAGGCGGCCATATGGGCACGGAAGAGATCGATACGCTTATTCCCGTACTGGAAGAAATGCGGAAAAAGGGCATGAACCTCAGCGGGCCGCTGCCTGCCGACACCCTTTTTCAGCCGAAGTATCTTGACCATGCCGATGCGGTGCTGGCAATGTACCACGATCAGGGCCTTCCCGTGCTAAAATACCAGGGCTTTGGCCGCGGCGTGAACATTACGCTCGGTTTACCCTTTATTCGCACCTCCGTTGACCACGGCACCGCCCTTGAACTGGCGGGGCTTGGCAAAGCGGACGTCGGCAGTTTTATTACGGCGCTTAACCTCGCCATCAAAATGATTGTTAACTCTAATGAATAA
- the surA gene encoding peptidylprolyl isomerase SurA, with amino-acid sequence MKNWKTLLLGIALVANTSFAAPQVVDKVAAVVNNGVVLESDVDGLMQSVKMNSGQAGQQLPDDATLRHQILERLIMDQIILQMGQKMGVKISDEQLDQAIANIAKQNNMTLDQMRSRLAYDGMNYNTYRNQIRKEMLISEVRNNEVRRRITVLPQEVDALANQIGTQNDASTELNLSHILVPLPENPTSDQVNEAQSQAESIVDQARKGADFGKLAITYSADQQALKGGQMGWGRIQELPAIFAQALSTAKKGDIVGPIRSGVGFHILKINDMRGQSQSISVTETHARHILLKPSPVMTDDQARAKLEQVAADIRSGKTTFEKAARELSQDPGSANQGGDLGWATPDIYDPTFRDALMKLNKGQISAPIHSSFGWHLIQLLDTRNVDRTDAAQKDRAYRMLMNRKFSEEAATWMQEQRASAYVKILSN; translated from the coding sequence ATGAAGAACTGGAAAACGCTGCTTCTCGGTATCGCCTTAGTTGCGAATACCAGCTTCGCTGCCCCGCAGGTTGTCGATAAAGTAGCAGCCGTCGTAAATAATGGCGTTGTCCTCGAGAGCGACGTCGATGGCCTTATGCAGTCCGTTAAGATGAACTCTGGCCAGGCTGGCCAGCAGCTGCCGGATGATGCGACCCTTCGTCACCAGATCCTGGAACGTCTGATCATGGATCAGATTATCCTGCAGATGGGGCAAAAAATGGGCGTCAAAATCTCCGACGAGCAGCTCGATCAGGCTATCGCCAACATCGCTAAACAGAACAACATGACGCTGGATCAAATGCGCAGCCGTCTGGCCTACGATGGGATGAACTACAACACCTACCGTAACCAGATCCGTAAAGAGATGCTGATCTCCGAAGTGCGTAATAACGAAGTGCGTCGCCGCATCACCGTGCTGCCGCAGGAAGTGGACGCGCTGGCAAACCAGATTGGCACCCAGAACGACGCCAGCACCGAGCTAAACCTCAGCCACATCCTGGTGCCGCTGCCGGAAAACCCGACCTCCGATCAGGTGAATGAAGCGCAGAGCCAGGCTGAATCCATCGTCGACCAGGCCCGTAAAGGCGCCGACTTCGGCAAACTGGCTATCACCTATTCCGCTGACCAGCAGGCGCTGAAAGGCGGCCAGATGGGCTGGGGGCGTATTCAGGAGCTGCCGGCTATCTTTGCCCAGGCGCTGAGCACGGCGAAAAAAGGCGATATCGTCGGGCCGATCCGTTCCGGCGTAGGCTTCCACATTCTGAAAATCAACGACATGCGCGGCCAGTCTCAGAGCATTTCTGTAACCGAAACCCACGCTCGCCACATTCTGCTCAAGCCGTCGCCGGTCATGACCGACGATCAGGCCCGCGCGAAGCTGGAACAAGTTGCAGCGGATATCCGCAGCGGCAAAACCACCTTCGAGAAAGCGGCGCGTGAGCTGTCTCAGGATCCAGGTTCTGCGAACCAGGGCGGTGACTTAGGCTGGGCGACGCCGGACATCTACGATCCGACATTCCGCGATGCGCTGATGAAGCTGAACAAGGGCCAGATTAGCGCCCCGATTCACTCCTCCTTTGGCTGGCACCTGATTCAGCTGCTGGATACGCGCAACGTTGACCGTACCGATGCGGCGCAGAAAGACCGCGCTTATCGTATGCTGATGAACCGTAAGTTCTCTGAAGAAGCGGCTACCTGGATGCAGGAACAGCGCGCCAGCGCCTACGTGAAAATTCTGAGCAACTAA
- the apaG gene encoding Co2+/Mg2+ efflux protein ApaG — MINSPRVCVQVQSVYIETHSQPEEERYVFAYTVTIRNLGRSAVQLLGRYWLITNGNGRETEVQGEGVVGVQPHIEPGEEYQYTSGAVLETPLGTMQGHYDMVDVDGVPFSIDIPVFRLFVPTLIH, encoded by the coding sequence ATGATCAATTCGCCACGAGTTTGCGTCCAGGTACAGAGCGTCTACATTGAGACGCACTCCCAGCCGGAAGAAGAGCGTTACGTCTTCGCCTACACGGTCACCATTCGCAATCTCGGGCGAAGCGCGGTTCAGCTTCTGGGCCGTTACTGGCTCATCACCAACGGTAACGGCCGCGAAACCGAAGTGCAGGGCGAAGGTGTGGTTGGCGTACAGCCGCACATCGAGCCCGGCGAAGAATATCAGTACACCAGCGGCGCCGTACTGGAAACCCCATTGGGCACCATGCAGGGCCACTACGACATGGTCGATGTCGACGGCGTACCGTTCTCCATCGACATTCCCGTTTTCCGTCTCTTTGTTCCCACGCTGATTCATTAA
- the rsmA gene encoding 16S rRNA (adenine(1518)-N(6)/adenine(1519)-N(6))-dimethyltransferase RsmA produces MNNRVHQGHLARKRFGQNFLNDQFVIDSIVAAINPQKGQAMVEIGPGLAALTEPVGERLDELTVIELDRDLAARLKTHPFLGPKLTIYQQDAMTMNFGELSQTLGQPLRVFGNLPYNISTPLMFHLFSYTNAIADMHFMLQKEVVNRLVAGPNSKAYGRLSVMAQYYCNVIPVLEVPPSAFTPPPKVDSAVVRLVPHSTPPYPVKDVRVLSRITTEAFNQRRKTVRNSLGNLFSVEVLTELGIDPAMRAENISVAQYCRMANYLSENAPSKES; encoded by the coding sequence ATGAATAATCGAGTCCATCAGGGCCACTTAGCCCGTAAACGCTTCGGGCAAAACTTTCTCAACGATCAATTCGTGATCGACAGCATCGTTGCGGCCATTAACCCGCAAAAAGGCCAGGCCATGGTTGAAATCGGCCCGGGTCTTGCCGCGCTGACCGAACCGGTTGGCGAACGCCTGGACGAACTGACCGTGATCGAGCTTGACCGCGATCTGGCCGCACGTCTGAAAACGCACCCGTTCCTGGGGCCAAAGCTGACGATTTATCAGCAGGACGCCATGACCATGAACTTCGGCGAGCTTTCCCAGACGCTGGGTCAGCCGCTGCGCGTGTTCGGCAACCTGCCGTACAACATCTCTACGCCGCTGATGTTCCATCTGTTTAGCTATACTAATGCCATTGCAGACATGCACTTCATGCTGCAAAAAGAGGTGGTTAACCGTCTGGTTGCCGGGCCGAACAGTAAAGCCTATGGCCGTCTGAGCGTCATGGCGCAGTATTACTGTAACGTGATCCCGGTTCTTGAAGTGCCGCCGAGCGCTTTCACGCCGCCGCCTAAAGTGGATTCCGCCGTCGTACGCCTGGTGCCGCACAGCACGCCACCGTACCCGGTGAAAGACGTCCGCGTCCTGAGTCGAATTACGACCGAAGCGTTCAACCAGCGTCGTAAGACCGTCCGCAACAGCCTTGGCAACCTGTTCAGCGTTGAGGTGTTGACGGAACTGGGCATCGACCCGGCGATGCGGGCAGAAAATATCTCTGTTGCGCAGTACTGCCGGATGGCCAACTATCTGTCAGAAAATGCGCCCTCGAAGGAGAGTTAA
- the lptD gene encoding LPS assembly protein LptD → MKKRIPTLLATMIASALYSQQGMAADLASQCMLGVPSYDRPLVSGPANEQPVTITADHADGNYPDNAVFKGNVDINQGNSRLQADEVQLHQKQPEGVAVPVRTVDALGNVHYDDNQVILKGPKAWSNLNTKDTNVWEGDYQMVGRQGRGTADVMKQRGENRYTILENGTFTSCLPGSNTWSVVGSEVIHDREEQVAEIWNARFKIGPVPVFYSPYLQLPVGDKRRSGFLIPNAKYGSSNGFEFTLPYYWNIAPNMDATITPHYMDKRGGVMWENEFRYLTQAGTGLFELDYLPSDSVYSNDHPTDDNSRRWLFYWRHAGVMDQVWRFNADVTKVSDPDYFNDFSSKYGSSTDGYATQKLSVGYAVQNFDATVSTKQFQVFDRSNSNSYSAEPQLDVNVYQNDVGPFDTRLYAQAVKFVNSNGSLPEATRVHLEPTINLPLGNRWGSLNTEAKLLATHYNQTNIDDYNSDSSHNQLASSVSRTMPQLKVDGKMVFERDMVLSPGYTQTLEPRVQYLYVPYRDQSKINNYDSTLLQSDYSGLFRDRTYSGLDRIASANQITTGVTSRIYDDAAVERFNVSVGQIYYFTESRTGDDNINWEKDNKTGSLVWAGDTYWRISNKWGLRGGIQYDTRLNNIATSSSAIEYRQDDERLVQLTYRYASPEYIQATLPTYSTAEQYRNGISQVGATASWPIVDRWSVVGAYYFDTNTHNPADQMLGVQYNSCCYAIRVGYERKLNGWDYNNGGTGGQSKYDNSIGFSIELRGLSSNYGLGTQQMLRSNIMPYQSSL, encoded by the coding sequence ATGAAAAAACGTATTCCCACTCTCCTCGCGACCATGATCGCCAGCGCCTTGTACAGTCAGCAAGGAATGGCAGCCGATCTCGCCTCACAATGTATGCTTGGCGTGCCGAGTTACGATCGCCCATTGGTCAGCGGCCCGGCTAACGAACAGCCCGTCACGATTACGGCCGATCACGCCGACGGCAACTACCCGGATAACGCCGTCTTTAAAGGCAATGTCGATATTAATCAGGGTAACAGCCGCCTGCAGGCGGATGAAGTTCAGCTGCATCAAAAGCAGCCTGAGGGCGTCGCCGTACCGGTGCGCACCGTCGATGCGCTTGGCAACGTCCACTATGACGATAATCAGGTGATTCTGAAAGGCCCCAAAGCGTGGTCAAACCTGAATACCAAAGATACCAACGTCTGGGAAGGTGACTACCAGATGGTCGGCCGCCAGGGCCGCGGCACCGCTGACGTCATGAAACAGCGCGGCGAAAACCGTTACACCATTCTCGAAAACGGCACCTTCACCTCCTGTCTGCCGGGGTCCAACACCTGGAGCGTCGTCGGTAGCGAGGTTATCCACGACCGCGAAGAGCAGGTTGCGGAAATCTGGAATGCCCGCTTCAAAATTGGCCCGGTACCGGTGTTCTACAGCCCGTATCTGCAGCTGCCGGTCGGCGATAAGCGCCGTTCAGGCTTCCTGATCCCGAACGCCAAATACGGCAGCTCCAACGGCTTCGAATTCACGCTGCCGTACTACTGGAACATCGCGCCAAACATGGACGCCACCATCACGCCGCACTATATGGATAAGCGCGGCGGCGTCATGTGGGAAAACGAATTCCGCTATCTGACTCAGGCGGGTACCGGCCTGTTCGAGCTGGACTATCTGCCTTCCGACAGCGTCTACTCTAACGATCACCCGACGGACGATAACAGCCGCCGTTGGCTGTTCTACTGGCGTCATGCCGGGGTAATGGATCAGGTGTGGCGTTTCAACGCCGACGTCACCAAGGTCAGCGACCCGGACTACTTTAACGACTTTTCCTCCAAGTACGGTTCCAGTACCGACGGCTACGCCACGCAGAAGCTGAGCGTGGGCTACGCGGTGCAGAACTTCGATGCCACCGTGTCAACCAAGCAGTTCCAGGTCTTCGACCGCAGCAACAGCAACTCCTATTCCGCTGAACCGCAGCTGGACGTTAACGTCTACCAGAACGACGTGGGGCCGTTTGATACCCGCCTCTACGCGCAGGCGGTGAAATTCGTTAACAGCAACGGCAGCCTGCCGGAAGCGACGCGCGTTCACCTCGAGCCAACCATCAATCTGCCGCTGGGCAACCGTTGGGGCAGCCTGAACACCGAAGCCAAGCTACTGGCCACGCACTACAACCAGACCAATATCGACGACTACAATAGCGACAGCAGCCATAACCAGCTGGCGAGCTCCGTCAGCCGCACCATGCCGCAGCTGAAAGTCGACGGTAAGATGGTGTTCGAGCGCGATATGGTGCTGAGCCCGGGCTACACCCAGACGCTGGAACCGCGCGTTCAGTATCTGTACGTCCCGTATCGTGACCAGAGCAAAATCAACAACTACGACTCCACGCTGCTGCAGTCTGACTACTCCGGCCTGTTCCGCGATCGCACCTACAGCGGCCTCGACCGTATTGCCTCTGCAAACCAGATCACGACCGGCGTCACATCGCGCATTTATGATGACGCCGCCGTTGAACGTTTTAACGTTTCTGTTGGTCAAATCTACTATTTCACCGAGTCTCGCACCGGTGATGACAACATTAACTGGGAGAAAGACAACAAAACCGGTTCACTGGTATGGGCAGGCGACACCTACTGGCGCATCAGCAACAAGTGGGGCCTGCGCGGCGGTATTCAGTACGATACGCGTCTGAACAACATCGCCACCAGCAGCTCGGCCATTGAGTATCGCCAGGACGACGAACGTCTGGTACAGCTGACCTATCGCTACGCCAGCCCGGAATATATTCAGGCGACGCTGCCGACCTACTCCACCGCCGAGCAGTACCGTAACGGTATCTCGCAGGTGGGGGCGACGGCCAGCTGGCCAATCGTCGATCGCTGGTCCGTTGTCGGTGCCTATTACTTTGACACCAACACGCATAATCCGGCCGATCAGATGCTGGGCGTGCAGTACAACTCCTGCTGCTACGCCATCCGCGTGGGCTATGAGCGTAAACTCAACGGTTGGGATTACAACAATGGCGGCACCGGCGGGCAGTCCAAGTATGACAACTCCATCGGCTTCAGTATTGAGCTGCGTGGTCTGAGCTCTAACTACGGTCTGGGCACCCAGCAGATGCTGCGTTCCAACATTATGCCGTACCAAAGCTCACTGTAA
- the apaH gene encoding bis(5'-nucleosyl)-tetraphosphatase (symmetrical) ApaH, producing the protein MSTYLIGDVHGCYDELIALLQQVAFTPGKDTLWLTGDLVARGPGSLEVLRYVRSLGDSVKVVLGNHDLHLLAVFAGISRNKPKDRLSPLLEAPDADDLLNWLRRQPLMQVDEEKKLVMAHAGVTPQWDIETAKQCARDVEAVLSSDSYPFFLDAMYGDMPNNWSRELSGLARLRFITNAFTRMRYCFPNGQLDMYSKESPENVPAPLKPWFMLPGPITDEYSVAFGHWASLEGKGTPENIYALDTGCCWGGDLTCLRWEDKTYFVQPSNRKLAPGESEAVAS; encoded by the coding sequence ATGTCTACATACCTTATTGGCGACGTTCACGGTTGCTACGATGAATTGATCGCTCTTTTACAGCAGGTGGCGTTTACGCCGGGCAAAGATACGCTGTGGCTCACGGGCGACCTGGTTGCTCGCGGTCCCGGCTCGCTGGAGGTGCTGCGCTACGTCAGATCGCTGGGCGATAGCGTCAAAGTGGTGCTGGGAAACCATGACCTGCATCTGCTGGCGGTGTTTGCCGGCATCAGCCGCAATAAGCCCAAAGACCGCCTGAGCCCGCTGCTGGAAGCACCGGACGCCGACGATCTGCTTAACTGGCTGCGTCGCCAGCCGCTGATGCAGGTGGATGAAGAGAAAAAGCTGGTGATGGCCCATGCGGGCGTCACTCCGCAGTGGGATATCGAAACGGCAAAACAGTGCGCACGCGACGTCGAAGCCGTGCTGTCGAGCGACTCCTACCCCTTCTTTCTTGACGCCATGTACGGCGACATGCCGAATAACTGGTCGCGCGAGCTGAGCGGCCTGGCGCGTCTGCGCTTTATTACTAACGCCTTCACCCGCATGCGCTACTGTTTCCCGAACGGCCAGCTGGATATGTACAGCAAAGAGTCGCCGGAAAACGTGCCCGCCCCGCTGAAGCCCTGGTTTATGCTGCCGGGGCCGATTACCGACGAGTACAGCGTGGCGTTTGGCCACTGGGCTTCGCTGGAAGGGAAAGGTACGCCGGAAAATATCTACGCGCTGGATACCGGCTGCTGCTGGGGTGGCGATCTCACCTGCCTGCGCTGGGAAGACAAAACGTATTTTGTACAGCCGTCGAACCGTAAACTGGCCCCGGGCGAGAGCGAGGCGGTGGCTTCGTAG